Part of the Methanomicrobia archaeon genome is shown below.
CGAGACGGTGAGCACGCATACAACACCAGCCATTGCGTCGCTTCTTACCGGTTTAGAACCCGAATCGCACGGGATCGTCGTGAGCGCCGACGTAGCGACATCGAAGATAAAATCCATTTTAGAGATACTCGACGATGAGGGCACGCCAACCGCAGCGGTACTCGACACGAACGGTGCCGAACCGTTATTAGGACGGATGAGCTATGTCTTCGGCGTTGAGAACCGCGAGAACATAGTGGAATACGACGAGGAAATAAAGGCGCACACCCTCGCCGTAGTACAAAAGCAGGATGTACGGTTCGTGCTTGCGCATCTTCGTTCTATTGACCGGTTTACACATAGAGGCTGGGATTTACGTGTTGCCGCACGGATCACCAACGGGAATATGGCGGTGATCGCAGAGGCGGTTCGCGATAGGGACGGAATGCTGTTTATCTGTGGAGACCACACGGCGCATCTTAAGGCGCGAACAGCGGCACAAGGTAAAATTCCGGTACCGTTGATCGTTGCCGCGCCTTAACGTACCGAGAAGAAACTTAAAGCCGTGTGCTTGTAGTATGTAAAGTACTGAAAATGGCAATCAAAGCGCTGGTTATCGACCTTGACGGCACGGTATATCAGGGGAAGACTCTTATTGCACACGCCAACGAGGCTCTTGAACTCCTCGCTAAACAATACGAGATACTCTACCTCACCAATAACTCGACACGGTCACGGGCAGGGTTTACGCAAAAGTTAGCGAATTTCGGCATTTCGTGTACGAAACAGCAGCTCATCACCTCGGGGTTCGCGGCTGCGGAATACATTAAAGAGTACTATCCGTGCAGTCGCGTGTACGTAATCGGAGGAGACGGATTGAAACAGGAACTCATCGAGCACGATATAACCGTTTGTGAGGACGCGTGCGATTGCGTGCTCGTCGGCCTTGATACGGGGTTCACCTATGCAAAGCTGAAGAAAGCACTGACGTTGCTCTTGAATGGCGCGCTCTTCGTTGCGACCAATACCGACCCGTTTTTGGTTACGAACGAGCGGGTTGTTCCCGGCGCGGGCTCGATCGTCGCGGCGGTAGAGACCGGAAGCGGAAAAAAACCGATCGTTATCGGCAAACCCAGCGCGTTTATTACTGACCTTATCGCC
Proteins encoded:
- a CDS encoding sulfatase-like hydrolase/transferase, whose product is MHAISLLQIAPTLAEFFGVPLNSPARPVASIRNFMRARNPDMVVLVVIDSLDLQIYSEFAVELEVLHRLAERDGLLFSCETVSTHTTPAIASLLTGLEPESHGIVVSADVATSKIKSILEILDDEGTPTAAVLDTNGAEPLLGRMSYVFGVENRENIVEYDEEIKAHTLAVVQKQDVRFVLAHLRSIDRFTHRGWDLRVAARITNGNMAVIAEAVRDRDGMLFICGDHTAHLKARTAAQGKIPVPLIVAAP
- a CDS encoding HAD-IIA family hydrolase — its product is MAIKALVIDLDGTVYQGKTLIAHANEALELLAKQYEILYLTNNSTRSRAGFTQKLANFGISCTKQQLITSGFAAAEYIKEYYPCSRVYVIGGDGLKQELIEHDITVCEDACDCVLVGLDTGFTYAKLKKALTLLLNGALFVATNTDPFLVTNERVVPGAGSIVAAVETGSGKKPIVIGKPSAFITDLIARQLQVQPHETLIVGDNLQTDILMGMKGGMQTALVLTGASKRSDIERLLIHPDYIFESIVDIPRGLAQR